In Dysgonomonadaceae bacterium PH5-43, the sequence AATGCTGATAGATGCTAATTTGATGCCATTTTCTGAACGAGATGCTTCGGTAGTAACATCATAATAAAGCATTAGATGTGTGAATCCGACGTAAACTTTATTCTGCATAGTCATAATCCCAACAGCAGCATCAACATTAATCATCTTAAGTCCTGAGTCGAGACTTTTGGGTACGCTATAGAATGTATCTCCTTCATCTGCGGGATTACCTATATATATGGTATCGTCAGAAATAAGCAGGGGCATAAGTAAAA encodes:
- a CDS encoding hypothetical protein (product_source=Hypo-rule applied), whose translation is LLMPLLISDDTIYIGNPADEGDTFYSVPKSLDSGLKMINVDAAVGIMTMQNKVYVGFTHLMLYYDVTTEASRSENGIKLASISIEEE